Proteins from a genomic interval of Youhaiella tibetensis:
- a CDS encoding ABC transporter substrate-binding protein: protein MINRRLLLALPLAVLAWAPAALARDLTHAMGTTTLADHPVRIVALTNEATEDLVALGIVPVGAARSANADPWFDHIAAQLADTKVVGEELAPELETIAALQPDLILGNKKRHEKIYDQLSAIAPTVFVENITGQWKDNIKVYADASGRSAEVDAALADYARRVAAIKDALGERNKEVVGLVRFIAGQNYAYNNDSFSGSILRDIGFGRPAAQDKPGLAEKITMERIPELDGDRLLHFSYEIGDGGATKEAETWMASPLWAELKAAKANQVYAVSDTVWATAGGIMAANLALDDIEKIYGIASTR from the coding sequence ATGATCAACCGCCGACTTCTGCTCGCTCTTCCGCTGGCCGTGCTCGCATGGGCGCCTGCGGCCCTCGCCCGCGACCTCACCCACGCCATGGGCACGACAACCCTTGCCGATCACCCTGTGCGAATTGTCGCCCTGACCAATGAAGCGACCGAAGACCTGGTGGCCCTGGGCATCGTTCCGGTCGGCGCGGCGCGCTCCGCCAATGCCGATCCGTGGTTCGACCATATAGCGGCGCAGTTGGCCGACACCAAGGTGGTCGGCGAGGAGCTCGCGCCCGAACTCGAAACCATAGCCGCGCTGCAGCCTGACCTCATCCTGGGCAACAAGAAGCGGCACGAGAAAATCTACGACCAGCTATCGGCCATCGCTCCGACGGTGTTCGTGGAGAACATCACCGGACAGTGGAAAGACAACATCAAGGTCTATGCGGATGCCTCTGGACGCAGCGCAGAAGTCGATGCGGCGCTGGCCGACTACGCCCGGCGCGTGGCGGCGATCAAGGATGCCTTGGGCGAACGCAATAAGGAAGTGGTGGGCCTCGTCCGCTTCATTGCCGGGCAGAACTACGCCTACAACAATGACAGCTTCTCGGGCTCCATTCTGCGGGACATCGGGTTCGGCCGCCCCGCAGCGCAGGACAAGCCGGGCCTGGCCGAAAAGATCACAATGGAACGCATCCCGGAACTAGACGGCGACCGGCTGCTGCACTTCAGCTACGAAATCGGTGACGGCGGTGCGACCAAGGAAGCCGAAACGTGGATGGCTTCGCCCCTCTGGGCAGAGTTGAAGGCGGCCAAGGCCAATCAGGTATACGCCGTGTCCGACACGGTCTGGGCCACTGCGGGCGGCATCATGGCGGCCAACCTGGCGCTCGACGATATCGAGAAGATTTACGGCATCGCCTCGACGCGATGA
- a CDS encoding MFS transporter: MVKPLLLLSNQFIFMMGFYMVVPFLAAFMRDDLALESVAIGLVLGIRTFSQQGLFIVGGAFADRLGPRRLILLGCAVRVIGFVVLGVSRDFATVLLGACLTGFAGALFSPAISSLAASVGEARSRQGKETRAHFFARMAVWGELGAIVGPLAGALLLGIGFQAMALGGAAVFAAAYVVLHTYLPRTSPSEAPSRDNQWWRVFSDRLFIAFTLAHSGFLFSYNQLYFALPVEIRRAGGSDADLAPLFMLASLMVVTLQMPVTRRVSTISWSRSLFFGFALMALAFLAVAACAAFPAPAGPLRLVPAAMLVVLLILGQMTVRPVAMDMVPRFANGRSTATYYGALASAGGLAVLVGNVLLGPSLEHALAPGPGAALPWIALASVPAVCSLAIIPIVRRLALRSGA, translated from the coding sequence ATGGTCAAGCCGCTTCTCCTGCTCTCGAACCAGTTCATCTTCATGATGGGCTTTTACATGGTGGTGCCGTTCCTGGCGGCTTTCATGAGGGACGACCTGGCGCTCGAAAGCGTCGCGATCGGTCTGGTTCTGGGCATCCGGACGTTTTCCCAGCAAGGCCTGTTCATCGTGGGAGGCGCCTTTGCCGACCGGCTCGGCCCGCGCCGCCTGATCCTGCTCGGCTGCGCCGTTCGCGTCATCGGCTTCGTCGTGCTGGGTGTGAGCCGCGACTTCGCCACTGTCTTGCTCGGTGCCTGCCTCACCGGCTTTGCCGGCGCGCTGTTTTCGCCCGCGATTTCCTCGCTGGCCGCGAGCGTTGGCGAAGCGCGAAGCCGCCAGGGCAAGGAAACGCGCGCCCACTTCTTCGCCCGCATGGCGGTGTGGGGCGAACTCGGCGCCATCGTCGGGCCGCTGGCCGGCGCCCTGCTGCTCGGCATCGGCTTCCAGGCCATGGCGCTAGGCGGCGCGGCGGTTTTCGCCGCGGCTTATGTGGTTCTCCACACCTATCTGCCGCGCACCTCGCCGAGCGAGGCGCCAAGTCGGGACAATCAATGGTGGCGAGTCTTCAGCGACCGCCTGTTCATCGCGTTCACGCTGGCCCATAGCGGGTTTCTGTTCAGCTACAACCAGCTCTATTTCGCGCTTCCGGTCGAGATCCGCCGGGCCGGCGGCTCTGACGCGGACCTGGCGCCGCTCTTCATGCTCGCCTCGCTGATGGTCGTGACCCTGCAGATGCCGGTGACGCGTCGCGTCAGCACGATCAGCTGGTCGCGCAGCCTTTTCTTCGGCTTCGCGCTGATGGCCCTGGCATTTTTGGCGGTTGCGGCCTGCGCCGCGTTTCCCGCGCCGGCCGGGCCTCTCAGGCTCGTTCCGGCCGCGATGCTGGTCGTGTTGCTGATCCTGGGACAGATGACCGTCAGGCCCGTTGCCATGGACATGGTGCCCCGTTTCGCCAACGGGCGCTCCACCGCCACTTATTATGGCGCGCTGGCTTCGGCGGGCGGCCTCGCGGTGCTCGTGGGAAATGTGCTGCTCGGCCCGAGCCTTGAACACGCCCTCGCACCCGGCCCCGGCGCTGCGCTCCCCTGGATTGCCCTGGCGTCGGTTCCCGCCGTCTGTTCGCTGGCGATAATCCCGATCGTCCGCCGCCTTGCCTTGCGGTCAGGCGCTTGA
- the cueR gene encoding Cu(I)-responsive transcriptional regulator yields MNIGQASRASGISTKMIRYYESIGLISSAHRTDSGYRVYEDNDIHTLRFIARARDLGFSVEQMGDLLALWRDRSRASGDVKAIALGHIEELERKAKALQEMSNTLRHLANHCHGDARPDCPILEELAEAPAPKLTRKRPRFGGAALEAQGS; encoded by the coding sequence ATGAACATCGGACAAGCCTCCCGGGCCTCGGGCATCTCGACAAAGATGATCCGCTACTACGAATCCATCGGACTGATCTCGAGCGCCCATCGCACCGATTCCGGCTACCGCGTCTATGAAGACAACGACATTCACACCCTGCGTTTCATCGCCCGGGCCCGCGACCTCGGCTTCTCCGTGGAGCAGATGGGCGATCTCCTGGCGCTCTGGCGCGATCGCTCGCGGGCGAGCGGGGACGTCAAGGCCATCGCCCTCGGCCACATCGAAGAACTCGAGCGCAAGGCCAAAGCCCTCCAGGAGATGAGCAACACGTTGCGGCATCTGGCCAACCACTGCCACGGCGACGCGCGCCCCGACTGCCCGATCCTTGAGGAACTGGCGGAGGCCCCTGCCCCCAAGCTCACCCGCAAGCGCCCGCGCTTCGGCGGCGCGGCGCTCGAGGCCCAGGGCTCCTAG
- a CDS encoding DUF305 domain-containing protein, with protein sequence MRLPATAAVALLLIAASAPAHAQDHSMHGAVAAPAQLPAICLENAKGHDMAAMAAAPAEGDEGHRAMAATMDAMHSDMAAGMTATDIDVAFVCGMIPHHQGAIDMARVELQYGKDEWARAMAQKVIDAQEQEIVDMLKWLEGK encoded by the coding sequence ATGCGCCTCCCCGCCACCGCCGCCGTTGCGCTACTGCTGATCGCGGCATCCGCGCCGGCTCACGCCCAGGACCATTCGATGCACGGCGCCGTCGCCGCGCCCGCGCAGCTTCCCGCAATCTGCCTCGAGAACGCCAAGGGGCACGACATGGCGGCAATGGCCGCCGCGCCCGCCGAGGGCGATGAAGGTCATCGGGCTATGGCCGCGACCATGGACGCGATGCATAGCGACATGGCCGCCGGCATGACGGCGACCGATATCGACGTCGCGTTCGTGTGTGGGATGATCCCGCACCACCAGGGCGCCATCGACATGGCCCGGGTCGAACTGCAATACGGCAAGGACGAGTGGGCCCGCGCCATGGCGCAGAAGGTGATCGACGCCCAGGAGCAGGAAATCGTCGACATGCTCAAATGGCTGGAAGGCAAGTAG
- a CDS encoding MFS transporter → MSPNRLIMLIFFLQPIAFGSWLPRIPDVQQHLGVGPAGLALALLGLPVGTLLTLPFAGRLVARIGARATIIYGFIVYSLVMALPALAWNSESLFVALMFAGSAISTLELGLNVKADEVEKHGGRPIMSTCHGFWSLGIMAGSVIGSAFAALGVAAAVAIPLAAVIVLPVALVVGNVLPDHGKEERIAAAAAPRGKWQPPGPMLLGICLFVFGIGMTEGAIADWSAVFLRDVFGSPTAQAGIGYSVFAGLVAAGRFSGDWLRTRYGAVAVARFCGVCALIGLVIVYFAPAMQVAIAGFAVIGFGVSVGFPLAVTAAASLKDRPASASVATLSFIALTGFLIGPPMIGFVAEHTSMRGGLAMLLPFLGLSLILTGTLRAGMPAKARTAAAG, encoded by the coding sequence ATGTCACCTAATCGATTGATTATGCTTATATTTTTTCTCCAGCCCATCGCTTTCGGGAGCTGGCTTCCGCGCATCCCGGATGTGCAGCAGCACCTCGGCGTCGGCCCTGCCGGATTGGCCCTGGCGCTGCTCGGATTGCCGGTCGGCACGCTGCTCACCCTCCCCTTCGCGGGGCGCCTCGTCGCCCGCATCGGCGCGCGCGCCACGATCATCTATGGGTTCATCGTCTATTCGCTGGTGATGGCGCTGCCGGCGCTGGCCTGGAACAGCGAAAGCCTCTTCGTCGCGCTCATGTTCGCAGGCTCTGCCATTTCCACGCTTGAGCTCGGGCTCAACGTCAAGGCCGATGAAGTCGAGAAGCACGGCGGCCGGCCGATCATGAGCACCTGCCACGGCTTTTGGAGCCTCGGCATCATGGCGGGCAGCGTCATCGGCTCGGCCTTCGCCGCGCTTGGCGTCGCCGCCGCCGTCGCCATTCCGCTAGCGGCCGTGATCGTGCTGCCGGTCGCACTCGTCGTCGGCAACGTCCTGCCCGACCACGGCAAGGAAGAGCGCATCGCCGCCGCCGCTGCGCCCAGGGGCAAGTGGCAGCCGCCCGGCCCGATGCTGCTCGGCATCTGCCTCTTCGTCTTCGGCATCGGCATGACCGAGGGCGCCATCGCCGACTGGTCGGCGGTGTTCCTGCGCGACGTCTTCGGCTCGCCGACGGCCCAGGCCGGTATCGGCTACTCGGTCTTCGCCGGCCTCGTGGCCGCCGGCCGGTTCAGCGGCGACTGGCTGCGCACGCGCTATGGAGCAGTCGCGGTCGCCCGGTTCTGCGGGGTCTGCGCCCTCATCGGGCTGGTGATCGTCTACTTCGCTCCCGCCATGCAGGTCGCGATCGCCGGCTTCGCCGTCATCGGCTTCGGCGTCTCGGTGGGTTTCCCGCTGGCGGTGACCGCCGCGGCAAGTCTCAAGGACCGCCCGGCCTCGGCTAGCGTGGCGACACTCTCCTTCATCGCCCTGACCGGCTTCCTCATCGGGCCGCCGATGATCGGGTTCGTGGCCGAGCACACGAGCATGCGAGGCGGGCTGGCCATGCTGCTGCCGTTCCTCGGCCTCAGCCTCATCCTGACCGGCACCCTGCGCGCCGGCATGCCCGCCAAGGCGCGGACAGCCGCCGCCGGCTAG
- a CDS encoding Gfo/Idh/MocA family protein gives MKVGIIGLGFRLGYLAHVFTEMVPGFEIVGYVDDAPAGATYAAEHGVSIGTSYPTLEDLLEKAEFDVLMVGSPNHMHLGHIRTGLEHGKKVFTEKPVVTTIEETMALAELIGQYGSDNVMVGLVLRYAPLYKDLRKAQAEGLLGGVVSIEASETIPPYHGAFFMRDWRRYERYSGSFMLEKCCHDLDLYNGVMGCRPKYVSSFGGRKIFVPENAPQSQGINDMEVYYRKPSGWMGSDKVFDSDGDIIDYQTANVEYENGSALLFHTNLSVPHDFRRFAIIGSKGMAEGDFIRNYFQVTDSRTSNRLIDTTYQLSELSQHYGADEQMATDIGNHVKKGEQLPVSVVDALEAGLLALTMDEARRTRSVVDMTPIWQRFDAALGRKV, from the coding sequence ATGAAGGTAGGGATTATCGGGCTGGGCTTCCGGCTCGGGTATTTGGCGCATGTCTTCACCGAGATGGTGCCGGGTTTCGAGATCGTCGGCTATGTCGACGATGCTCCGGCAGGCGCCACCTACGCGGCCGAGCACGGCGTCTCCATCGGCACGTCCTACCCCACCCTCGAGGACCTGCTCGAGAAGGCCGAATTCGACGTCCTGATGGTCGGCTCGCCCAACCACATGCACCTTGGCCACATCCGCACCGGCCTCGAGCACGGCAAGAAGGTCTTCACCGAAAAGCCCGTCGTCACCACCATCGAAGAGACGATGGCGCTGGCCGAACTCATCGGCCAGTACGGTTCGGACAACGTGATGGTCGGCCTCGTGCTGCGCTACGCCCCGCTCTACAAGGACCTGCGCAAGGCGCAGGCCGAAGGGCTGCTGGGCGGCGTCGTCTCCATCGAAGCCTCCGAAACCATTCCGCCCTATCACGGCGCCTTCTTCATGCGCGACTGGCGCCGCTACGAGCGCTATTCGGGCAGCTTCATGCTCGAGAAGTGCTGCCACGACCTCGACCTCTATAACGGGGTCATGGGCTGCCGGCCCAAATACGTGTCCTCCTTCGGTGGCCGCAAGATCTTCGTTCCGGAGAACGCGCCCCAGAGCCAGGGCATCAACGACATGGAAGTCTATTACCGCAAGCCTTCCGGCTGGATGGGCTCGGACAAGGTCTTCGACAGCGACGGCGACATCATCGACTACCAGACGGCCAACGTGGAATACGAGAACGGCTCGGCGCTGCTCTTCCACACCAACCTGTCGGTCCCGCACGATTTCCGCCGCTTCGCCATCATCGGCTCGAAGGGCATGGCTGAAGGCGACTTCATCCGGAACTACTTCCAGGTGACGGACTCGCGCACCTCCAACCGGCTGATCGACACCACCTACCAGCTCTCCGAGCTCTCCCAGCACTACGGTGCCGACGAGCAGATGGCGACCGATATCGGCAACCACGTCAAGAAGGGCGAGCAACTGCCGGTTTCGGTGGTCGATGCGCTCGAAGCGGGCCTGCTGGCCCTCACCATGGACGAGGCCCGACGCACGCGAAGCGTAGTGGACATGACCCCGATCTGGCAGCGTTTCGACGCTGCACTGGGGCGCAAGGTCTGA
- a CDS encoding carbohydrate ABC transporter permease has product MTRQSSATLFALALLAPATLYILTIVAYPLVDTFLLSFTNASLRPQSDWVGWANYQRIFTAGNFTEVIIRTFIWTFFSVAFKMVIGTCGAVLLNAALPGQTLFRILTMPPWVVPMAIGIFMWGWMYNGQFGMISGLLQNFGIVDKPIAWLAYGDTAFWATIITDVWIGVPMVTIYFLAAMQSIPKDLHEAAWTDGAGRFYRFRRITLPMMVPAIITMSLLSLIATFNSFDIIWILTQGGPSGQTTTMIIDTYKTAIGSRKYGEGAARAVVICIFVTLFCLAYFRAVRKLTAGEAK; this is encoded by the coding sequence ATGACCAGGCAAAGTAGCGCAACCCTCTTCGCCCTGGCCCTCCTGGCTCCGGCAACGCTCTATATCCTCACGATCGTCGCCTACCCACTGGTCGATACCTTCCTCCTCTCGTTCACCAACGCCTCGCTCAGGCCGCAATCGGACTGGGTCGGCTGGGCGAACTACCAGCGCATCTTCACCGCCGGCAATTTCACCGAAGTCATCATCCGGACCTTCATCTGGACGTTCTTCTCGGTGGCCTTCAAGATGGTCATCGGCACCTGCGGCGCCGTGCTGCTCAACGCCGCGCTGCCCGGCCAGACGCTCTTCCGCATCCTCACCATGCCGCCCTGGGTCGTTCCCATGGCCATCGGCATCTTCATGTGGGGCTGGATGTATAACGGCCAGTTCGGGATGATCTCGGGCCTGCTGCAGAACTTCGGCATCGTCGATAAGCCCATTGCCTGGCTGGCCTATGGCGACACCGCCTTCTGGGCGACCATCATCACCGACGTGTGGATCGGCGTGCCGATGGTGACGATCTATTTCCTCGCCGCCATGCAGTCGATCCCCAAGGACCTGCACGAGGCTGCCTGGACCGACGGGGCAGGGCGCTTCTACCGCTTCCGCCGCATCACGCTGCCGATGATGGTTCCGGCCATCATCACCATGTCGCTGCTCTCGCTCATCGCCACGTTCAACTCGTTCGACATCATCTGGATCCTGACCCAGGGCGGTCCGTCCGGGCAGACCACCACGATGATCATCGACACCTACAAGACCGCCATCGGCTCGCGCAAATACGGCGAAGGCGCCGCCCGCGCCGTGGTGATCTGCATCTTCGTGACGCTCTTCTGCCTCGCCTACTTCCGTGCTGTCCGCAAGCTTACCGCCGGAGAAGCCAAATGA
- a CDS encoding carbohydrate ABC transporter permease — protein sequence MIDRYRWYEVVGIYAGIALFLFFVLAPFIEGFLVSLKPLALLFSTPYSFWPKNGSFDAYISMWQSVPMLGLYIFNSFFISTIVTLVVIAVVVPAAYAFARFPFTGAGLMLGGFLAVNMFSGAVLLIPLFRLMRTLGLLNTYWAMIVPGAAFLIPSSIWLLRTYLMRIPRELDEAAWVDGASRLYTLRRVILPLAMPGIVVVAIMTFIGAYAQQFIFALTFNSKSEFMPLPIGLFAFFGKQEVIWNELMAASFVGILPVMIVIVFLQRYLVAGLTAGAVKQ from the coding sequence ATGATCGACCGCTACCGCTGGTACGAGGTCGTGGGCATCTATGCCGGCATCGCGTTGTTCCTGTTCTTCGTGCTGGCGCCCTTCATCGAAGGCTTCCTGGTTTCGCTCAAGCCGCTCGCGCTGCTCTTCTCCACGCCCTACAGCTTCTGGCCGAAGAACGGCTCGTTCGACGCCTATATCTCGATGTGGCAGAGCGTGCCCATGCTCGGGCTCTACATCTTCAACTCGTTCTTCATCTCGACCATCGTCACGCTCGTGGTGATCGCGGTGGTGGTGCCGGCGGCCTATGCCTTCGCCCGCTTCCCGTTCACCGGGGCAGGGCTGATGCTCGGCGGGTTCCTAGCCGTCAACATGTTCTCGGGCGCCGTGCTGCTCATCCCGCTCTTCCGCCTGATGCGCACGCTCGGCCTGCTCAACACCTACTGGGCCATGATCGTGCCCGGCGCCGCCTTCCTCATTCCGTCCTCGATCTGGCTGCTGCGCACCTATCTCATGCGCATTCCCCGCGAGCTGGACGAAGCCGCCTGGGTCGATGGCGCCAGCCGCCTCTACACGCTGCGCCGCGTGATCCTGCCGCTCGCGATGCCCGGCATCGTGGTCGTGGCGATCATGACCTTCATCGGCGCCTATGCCCAACAGTTCATCTTTGCGCTGACCTTCAACTCGAAATCCGAATTCATGCCGCTGCCGATCGGGCTCTTCGCCTTCTTCGGCAAGCAGGAGGTGATCTGGAACGAGCTGATGGCCGCAAGTTTCGTCGGAATCCTGCCAGTCATGATCGTGATCGTGTTCTTGCAGCGCTACCTGGTGGCCGGCCTCACCGCCGGTGCCGTGAAGCAGTGA
- a CDS encoding extracellular solute-binding protein, whose amino-acid sequence MNKITGLLAVSMLALASAAPAAYAQDVKEISFINCGDELTAGYADYFKEWEAANPGYKVVPEVVGWGQCQDKVTTLAAAGTPVSLAYVGSRTLKQFAQNDLIVPIPMTDEEKASYYNYVPDTVTFDGTQWGVPVAFSTKALFWNKDLFKEAGLDPDTPPKTWDEEIAFAKAISEKTDAAGFGVVAKTFDNTMHQFLHWVYTNNGSVIDADGNITLDSPQNLAALTALKEITKYAEEGPTAYEQNEVRAIWLDKKLGMIHASVGAALRAQEAGLNWGVAPLPLGPDAKGPGTLLITDSLAVFKGTGVEDQAISLAKFITAPERQWDAEMAQGLTPLRPLEPQTDELVAKSPYWKPFLDGIEFGGPEPLFTDYIGLQNTMIEMVQSVVTGQAEPADALKKAAAELEQYK is encoded by the coding sequence ATGAACAAGATTACCGGACTTCTGGCCGTGTCGATGCTGGCGCTCGCCAGCGCCGCGCCGGCCGCCTACGCCCAGGACGTGAAGGAAATCTCCTTCATCAACTGCGGTGACGAGCTGACGGCTGGCTACGCCGACTACTTCAAGGAGTGGGAAGCCGCCAATCCTGGTTACAAGGTCGTCCCCGAAGTCGTGGGTTGGGGCCAGTGCCAGGACAAGGTGACCACCCTCGCAGCAGCCGGCACCCCGGTCTCGCTCGCCTATGTCGGCTCGCGTACGCTCAAGCAGTTCGCCCAGAACGACCTGATCGTTCCGATCCCGATGACGGACGAGGAAAAGGCCTCCTACTACAACTACGTGCCCGATACCGTCACCTTCGACGGCACCCAGTGGGGCGTGCCGGTGGCCTTCTCGACCAAGGCCCTGTTCTGGAACAAGGACCTCTTCAAGGAAGCCGGCCTGGATCCCGATACCCCGCCCAAGACCTGGGACGAGGAAATCGCCTTCGCCAAGGCCATCTCCGAGAAGACTGACGCAGCCGGCTTCGGCGTTGTCGCCAAGACCTTCGACAACACCATGCACCAGTTCCTGCACTGGGTTTACACCAACAACGGCTCGGTGATCGACGCCGACGGCAACATCACGCTGGACAGCCCGCAGAACCTGGCTGCCCTGACGGCCCTCAAGGAAATCACCAAGTACGCCGAAGAAGGCCCGACCGCCTACGAGCAGAACGAAGTGCGCGCCATCTGGCTCGACAAGAAGCTCGGCATGATCCACGCCTCGGTCGGCGCGGCTCTGCGCGCCCAGGAAGCTGGCCTCAACTGGGGCGTCGCTCCGCTCCCGCTCGGCCCGGACGCCAAGGGTCCCGGCACGCTGCTGATCACGGACTCGCTGGCCGTCTTCAAGGGCACCGGTGTTGAAGACCAGGCCATCAGCCTGGCCAAGTTCATCACCGCTCCCGAGCGCCAGTGGGATGCCGAAATGGCCCAGGGCCTGACCCCGCTCCGTCCGCTCGAGCCGCAGACGGACGAACTGGTCGCCAAGTCCCCGTACTGGAAGCCGTTCCTGGATGGCATCGAGTTCGGTGGTCCCGAGCCGCTGTTCACCGACTACATCGGTCTGCAGAACACCATGATCGAGATGGTCCAGTCGGTCGTGACCGGCCAGGCCGAACCGGCTGACGCCCTCAAGAAGGCCGCTGCCGAACTCGAGCAGTACAAGTAA
- a CDS encoding ABC transporter ATP-binding protein, whose protein sequence is MSALTLSRLRKSFAEAEIIKGVDLEVNEGEFVVFVGPSGCGKSTLLRMIAGLEDVTDGEIIIAGNPVKDLPPVKRGIAMVFQSYALYPHMTVFENIAFPLRVERLPNDQVKERVGRAAKVLQLESRLEHRPGMLSGGQRQRVAIGRAIVREPKIFLFDEPLSNLDAALRSEMRIELMELHKRLGSTMVYVTHDQVEAMTMADKIVVLNSGKIEQVGSPLELYHNPDNLFVAGFIGSPKMNFINGKCTSIEGGNATIDLGTLGSVTLPRRGKAGLVGKDVLVGVRPEHLSLGDGEFKLTFTPNIVERLGIHTVAYATLPAGESFTGLFEGDPEIAEGQAVTVSADPNQCHLFDDNGLAVKPSA, encoded by the coding sequence ATGTCCGCACTCACCCTGTCGCGCCTGCGCAAATCCTTTGCCGAAGCTGAAATCATCAAAGGCGTCGACCTTGAGGTGAACGAAGGCGAGTTCGTCGTCTTCGTCGGCCCCTCCGGTTGCGGCAAATCGACTCTCCTGCGCATGATCGCGGGCCTTGAGGACGTGACCGACGGCGAGATCATCATCGCCGGCAACCCGGTCAAGGACCTGCCGCCCGTCAAGCGCGGCATCGCCATGGTGTTCCAGAGCTACGCGCTCTATCCGCACATGACGGTTTTCGAAAACATCGCTTTCCCGCTGCGCGTGGAACGGCTGCCCAACGACCAGGTCAAGGAGCGCGTCGGCCGCGCCGCCAAGGTCCTGCAGCTTGAATCGCGCCTCGAGCACCGCCCCGGCATGCTCTCGGGCGGGCAGCGCCAGCGCGTCGCCATCGGCCGCGCCATCGTGCGCGAGCCCAAGATCTTCCTCTTCGACGAGCCGCTCTCCAACCTCGACGCCGCGCTCCGCTCCGAGATGCGCATCGAGCTGATGGAACTGCACAAGCGCCTCGGCTCGACCATGGTCTACGTGACCCACGACCAGGTCGAGGCCATGACCATGGCCGACAAGATCGTGGTGCTGAATTCGGGCAAGATCGAGCAGGTCGGCTCCCCGCTCGAACTCTATCACAACCCGGACAACCTCTTCGTCGCCGGCTTCATCGGCTCGCCCAAGATGAACTTCATCAACGGCAAGTGCACCTCGATCGAAGGCGGCAACGCCACGATCGACCTGGGCACGCTCGGCTCGGTCACGTTGCCGCGCCGCGGCAAGGCGGGCCTGGTGGGCAAGGACGTGCTGGTCGGCGTGCGCCCCGAACACCTGTCGCTCGGCGACGGCGAGTTCAAGCTCACGTTTACCCCCAACATCGTAGAGCGTCTGGGCATCCATACGGTTGCCTATGCGACCCTGCCGGCGGGCGAGAGCTTCACCGGCCTCTTCGAGGGCGACCCCGAGATCGCCGAAGGACAGGCCGTGACCGTGAGCGCCGACCCGAACCAGTGTCACCTATTCGACGACAACGGACTGGCGGTCAAGCCGTCCGCATGA
- a CDS encoding MurR/RpiR family transcriptional regulator — protein sequence MLDLVGYLQTEKEAFSRSEKRLAELILSDVETALSSSIVDLAASAEVSPPTVTRFCRRVGCESFSEFKVRLAQSRFVGQRYLQPAEGPKTARDIAQNIINHAQSALYAFFESVDPVAIEKAAERIADASYLLSFGSGGASSMVATELENRLFRLGLRINSCLDHQAQLMRTAGAPKGTAIIASSMSGNNEQLARTLAIAGEYGMPRIVFTRPDSPVAAEADVLLALDLPEQADILRPSSARYAYLAMIDAVSQTVATRIQTSAVASMRRIKHQLIVNRDGDDSQALGD from the coding sequence ATGCTCGACCTCGTGGGTTACCTGCAGACCGAGAAAGAGGCATTCAGCCGGTCTGAGAAACGCCTGGCCGAACTCATCCTTTCGGACGTGGAAACCGCGCTGAGCTCCTCGATCGTGGACCTTGCGGCCTCGGCCGAGGTCTCGCCCCCCACCGTCACCCGCTTCTGCCGGCGCGTGGGCTGCGAAAGCTTCTCCGAGTTCAAGGTGCGCCTGGCCCAGAGCCGGTTCGTGGGCCAGCGGTACCTGCAGCCCGCAGAGGGCCCCAAGACCGCCCGCGATATCGCCCAGAACATCATCAATCACGCCCAGTCGGCGCTCTACGCCTTCTTCGAGAGCGTCGATCCGGTGGCCATCGAAAAGGCCGCCGAGCGCATCGCGGACGCGAGCTACCTGCTTTCGTTCGGCTCGGGTGGCGCCTCCTCGATGGTGGCGACCGAACTCGAGAACCGCCTGTTCCGGCTCGGACTGCGGATCAACTCGTGCCTCGACCACCAGGCCCAGCTCATGCGCACCGCCGGCGCGCCCAAGGGCACGGCCATCATCGCTTCCTCGATGAGCGGCAACAACGAACAGCTGGCGCGCACGCTCGCCATTGCCGGCGAATACGGCATGCCGCGCATCGTTTTCACCCGCCCGGACTCGCCGGTCGCCGCCGAAGCCGACGTGCTGCTGGCGCTGGACCTGCCCGAGCAGGCCGACATCCTGCGCCCGTCCTCGGCCCGCTACGCCTATCTCGCCATGATCGACGCGGTCTCCCAGACCGTGGCGACGCGCATCCAGACTTCGGCCGTCGCCAGCATGCGGCGGATCAAGCACCAGCTCATCGTCAATCGCGACGGTGACGACAGCCAAGCCCTCGGGGACTGA